In a single window of the Gossypium hirsutum isolate 1008001.06 chromosome D02, Gossypium_hirsutum_v2.1, whole genome shotgun sequence genome:
- the LOC121214901 gene encoding berberine bridge enzyme-like 13 — protein MVYSPQNTVSPRSLSMLVGEFLIEDRWGKTLEQNASQLLHRWQYVAPNLPNDVYSLVAIWNVVFQGGANELIPLMQERFPELGLIKEDFIEMTWIESVLFMNGLSNETSEEALLDRNRSLLPPSFKSKSDFVNEPVPEIAFQGLWPQLLEVNEASTAVQTFIAYGGMMDEISETETPFPHRKGMLYKIHYNIGWQEEENIRSQSFFLHIVPPTVECLHGHTPSTPPSAYPKLVWESHRSELLLSFLQASLKDDRL, from the exons ATGGTTTATAGTCCCCAAAATACGGTCTCGCCGCGCAGTTTGTCGATGCTAGTAGGAGAGTTCTTGATAGAAGATCGATGGG GCAAGACCTTGGAACAAAATGCATCACAGCTTCTTCATCGTTGGCAATACGTTGCACCCAATCTTCCAAATGATGTATACTCACTCGTTGCGATATGGAACGTCG TATTCCAAGGTGGTGCCAATGAGCTGATCCCATTGATGCAAGAACGGTTCCCTGAGCTTGGGCTCATTAAGGAAGATTTCATTGAGATGACTTGGATTGAATCTGTATTGTTCATGAACGGACTTTCAAATGAAACATCGGAg GAGGCTTTGCTCGATAGGAATAGGTCCCTTCTTCCTCcttcattcaaatcaaaatctgatTTCGTGAATGAACCGGTGCCTGAAATAGCATTTCAAGGGCTATGGCCCCAACTTCTCGAGGTCAACGAAGCAAGCACAGCAGTTCAAACTTTTATAGCTTACGGTGGAATGATGGACGAAATCTCAGAGACAGAAACTCCTTTCCCCCATCGAAAAGGCATGTTATACAAGATACACTACAACATCGGTTGGCAAGAAGAGGAAAACATTAGATCTCAAAG TTTCTTCTTGCACATAGTCCCTCCTACTGTGGAGTGTCTTCATGGACATACTCCATcaactcctccttcagcttatCCCAAGCTTGTTTGGGAGTCTCATAGGAGTGAGCTGTTGCTATCTTTTTTACAAGCATCCCTCAAAGATGATAGGCTTTAA
- the LOC107934823 gene encoding berberine bridge enzyme-like 8: protein MKSLHRSLSLLFIVACSLLWVSASANSHDDFFECLYSYHPKESSSITQVIYTETNSSYSALLDSSIRNQRFSTPNTPKPLVIVTPLNISHVQATIYCSKKHGLEIRTRSGGHDFEGLSYVSHVPFVVIDLVNLRSVDVDVENEEAWVQSGATVGEVYYRINERSTNLSFPAPVFRTVGIGGSISGGGDGSLFRKYGLSADNVIDAQLVDAHGRVLDRRSMGEDLFWAIRGGGGGSFGIVISWKIKLVHVPSTVTFCSVGRTLEQNATQLLHRWQYVAPNLPKDVYSVVTISTTNASENGTKTVLATFISLFQGGANEFSLLMQERFPELGLVKEDFIEMTWVESLLLMNGLSNETSEILLDRSNRYTILPPFVKSKSDYVREPMPEIALQGLWLHLLEVDEGGLAVQNFFAYGGIMEEISETETPFPHRKGTLYKISYNIAWQEEENNNSQRYISWMRKLYSYMGPFVSKSPREAYVNYRDLDIGRNNYHGKTSYKQASIWGRKYFKNNFDRLVYVKTKTDPKNFFKHEQSIPPCLHCTS from the coding sequence ATGAAGTCCCTTCACCGTTCTCTGTCATTGCTTTTCATTGTTGCTTGCTCATTGTTATGGGTGAGTGCTTCAGCTAATAGCCACGATGATTTTTTTGAATGCCTTTATTCATATCATCCCAAGGAATCCTCTTCCATTACTCAAGTTATCTACACTGAAACGAACTCTTCATATTCAGCACTTTTGGATTCTTCCATTAGGAATCAGAGGTTCTCTACGCCTAATACCCCCAAACCATTGGTTATTGTAACACCATTGAACATTTCCCATGTTCAAGCAACGATTTATTGCTCCAAAAAGCATGGCCTAGAAATTAGAACTCGAAGTGGTGGTCATGACTTCGAAGGTCTTTCCTATGTCTCCCATGTCCCATTTGTTGTTATCGATTTGGTTAATTTGCGATCAGTCGATGTTGATGTCGAAAACGAAGAGGCGTGGGTTCAATCAGGTGCAACCGTGGGTGAAGTATACTACAGAATCAATGAACGAAGCACGAACCTTTCCTTCCCAGCACCTGTTTTCCGCACTGTAGGAATTGGTGGGTCCATTAGCGGTGGAGGCGATGGTTCATTGTTCCGAAAATATGGTCTCTCGGCGGATAACGTGATCGATGCGCAGTTGGTCGATGCTCATGGAAGAGTTCTTGATAGAAGATCGATGGGTGAAGATCTGTTTTGGGCCATTCGAGGTGGCGGAGGGGGAAGCTTTGGGATCGTTATTTCATGGAAAATAAAGCTGGTTCATGTTCCTTCAACTGTGACTTTTTGCTCAGTGGGCAGGACCTTGGAACAAAATGCAACACAGCTTCTTCATCGTTGGCAATACGTTGCACCCAATCTTCCGAAGGATGTATACTCAGTCGTTACGATATCAACGACGAACGCCAGTGAAAATGGAACAAAGACGGTTCTTGCCACCTTTATTTCATTGTTCCAAGGTGGTGCCAATGAGTTTAGTCTATTGATGCAAGAACGATTCCCGGAGCTTGGACTCGTTAAGGAAGATTTTATTGAGATGACTTGGGTCGAATCTCTATTGTTAATGAACGGACTTTCAAATGAAACATCGGAGATTTTGCTCGATAGGAGCAACAGGTATACCATTCTTCCTCCTTTTGTCAAATCAAAATCTGATTACGTGAGGGAACCAATGCCTGAAATAGCATTACAAGGGCTATGGCTCCACCTTCTAGAGGTCGACGAAGGAGGCTTAGCAGTTCAAAACTTTTTCGCTTATGGTGGAATAATGGAGGAAATCTCAGAGACAGAAACTCCATTTCCACATCGAAAAGGCACCTTATACAAGATAAGCTACAATATTGCTTGGCAAGAAGAGGAAAACAATAATTCTCAAAGGTATATAAGCTGGATGAGGAAACTTTATAGCTACATGGGTCCTTTTGTTTCGAAATCTCCACGAGAAGCGTATGTTAATTACAGAGATCTCGATATCGGAAGGAATAATTACCATGGCAAGACAAGTTATAAGCAAGCAAGCATTTGGGGACGTAAATATTTCAAGAATAATTTTGATAGGCTTGTTTATGTCAAGACGAAGACTGATCCAAAGAATTTCTTTAAGCATGAACAAAGCATTCCTCCTTGTCTTCATTGTACGAGTTAA